Within Nocardia fluminea, the genomic segment ATCGCGGCGAACTGCCGGATCGGCTGTCTCATCGCCTCTTGCAGCGCGGCAGCTTCGAAGCCGGTCCATTCCCGCCCTCGTATCATCCGGCCCCCTACTTCCAGCTCCTGAACTGGGAAACGCCTACGGTACGCCCACGCTACGCCACCGCTATGCGGTTCCTGAGGATGCTGTTGGCAGGCCACGATTGAAACCAGAACCCGTTCAGGGGAATCCGTGGCTGAACCGCCGAACTGGATGCCCTCGCTATTTGGAAGCGTCACCAGGAAGGCCCGCGCATGAGACGTTACGACGAGCTGAACCAGCCAACCGCGGCGAGGCGCGACACGTCCGGGAGCGGTAGAACGATCTCTTCCGCCGACACGGTCACCGCGGCCGAGGCCACCCACAACCAATCGCGCAACGACCTCGTCCGAGCACTCGAAGCGATGACCGCAGACGGGTGGATCAAGGCAGTGCCCGCCGCACTCACGACCGAGGCAGCCGCCTCCGCGACCACGCGGACCTGGGAGTCGCGGTGACACAGACCAGCCCACCTCGGGCGTGGGCCGAATCGCCCCGTTCGCGCTGCGAGTTCTACCGAAACGTCTGTTCGCTGCCCGCCGTGCCTGACCCAGCGACGGGCCGGATCACAATGCGGGCCGGGTTCGTCGGGGCGGTGATGATGCCGACCGATCTTGCCCAGCGGGTCAAGTCCAGTCTCGACGTTCGTGGGGTCGCGCCGTTGTCGATTGTCGGACACCCACGCTGCGACATGTGGACATTTCTGGTCAGGACCGACATTCGGCCTATCGGTGACCCCGCCGAGGTCGCGCGACTATGGAAGGCGCGAGTCGTGGTGATCCGCGAAGGCGATATCGCGTTGCCGTCCCCCGTGGCCGATCCGCTGATGGTGCGCACCTGGGTGTCTCCGGCCACCAGTTCCTTTCGGCCCTCGGGGACCGTGGTGATCGAATGCGCGCTTTCAATCTTGAGGCAGATCCCGCAATGAGCAACGGCGGCCGATCACCCCTCCCTGACGAACCCGATATTCGGCTCTGCGTCGAATTGGCCGGTGTGCGAGTGTATTTCGCCGCCTGTCTTACGGCCGCGCTGGTGTTCGTCTGTGATGTGACCGTCCGCCGCCCTGGCACCGTCGCCGTCTACCCCGGACACTGCGCCGGACTTCCCCGCCTTCCGAACGAGCGGCGTGCGCCACGAGGCGCTGCTATCCATATTGGAGGTGGAATGACTCCGAAGTGATTGTGTCGCAGCACGATTGCTGTAGCTGAGGGCAGTCTGATCCGGGAGACGCCGGGGAGGGCGGAAAGCAGCCCTGACGAAGTCGGGACGTGCCAGTACTGCCGAATGGTGCGGGTCCGGTGAGCGTGGGACAGAGGTGGACGAGAGGAACCGGTGTCATAAAGCTCCTCAAGTTCGGGTGCCAGCTCCAACTCGGTGGATATGGGCTGGCTTGCGGTGCATCTCCGATCGCTTGTAGTGGATCGGGGAACTCCCCTGACGGATTGTCTTGTCTGATGGGGAGGCCACGGTGAAAGCCTGCGGCGTAGTCGTGGCGAGGCCGCTGGAGCAAAGCCGGCCACCTCCTGTCCCGAATGGATAGCAGTGAACGTGGGAACCATCTCGTTTCGCCCATTGGTGATCGTGGCCAACGGTTTTTGGTGGGCAGGCTCGTCGTCAGCTGACGGAACGTGATGGGGCGGAGGGGTCGTAGTAGTCCGAGCCCGGGAAAGCCGGGTACATGGCGAAGGACCCCAGTGGATATCAACAGGGAGGGACTGTAATGGACGGAGTCATTCGTGAATTCGAGTGAATCGTGGCCGGACTTCGATGAAGCCTGGTCGCGAGTACGGCGGATGCAGGCCAAGCTGTACTTGTGGGCGACCCGGAATCCGGGTCGAGAGTTCGATGATCTGCATAATCTGGTGTGTGATCCGGCGTTTCTGGTACATGCCTGGGAACGGGTTCACGGTAACAAGGGCGGTCGGACCGCCGGGATCGACGGGGTAGTACCTCGGTCGATCCCGAAAGAGTCGACTGTGCTGTTATCGACATTGCGGGTCGAGCTGCGGGAGAGAACGTTTCGCCCGCAGCCGGTGCGTGAGAAGTTGATTCCGAAACCGGGCTACCCATTGAAGAAGCGCCGGTTGGGGATACCGACGACAGCGGACCGTGTCGTTCAGGCCGCGCTGAAGTTGGTGCTCGAGCCGATCTTCGAGGCCGGATTCCAGCCCAGCTCGTATGGGTTCCGTCCTCGTCGTCGTGCTCAGGACGCGATCGCCGAGATCCATCTGTTCGGCTCCCGGGGTTATCGCTGGGTGCTCGAAGCTGATATCGAGGCGTGTTTCGACCGGATCGACCACACCGCTCTGATGGAGCGGGTGCGACACCGGATCGGGGACAAACGGGTCTTAGCCCTGGTGAAAGCCTTCCTGAAAGCCGGTGTCCTCACCGAGGAAGGACTGAACCGGGACTCCCAAACAGGAACTCCCCAGGGCGGGATTCTTTCGCCATTGCTGGCGAATATCGCCCTGTCGGTACTGGATGACCACTATCAAGACAAGTGGGATGTCGCGAGTGGTAGCGGATTGCTTGCCGATCCTGGCTCGCGACGAAAGTATCTACATTCCAAGGGAGAAGCGACCTATCGATGCGTTCGCTACGCGGACGATTTCGTGATCCTGGTCCATGGCGGGCAACATCACGCCGAACAGGCCAGGATCGAGGTCGCTGAGGTTCTGCGGCCGATGGGGTTGACCCTGTCGCCGGAGAAGACTCGTGTATTGCACATCGATGAAGGGTTCGACTTCCTCGGTTGGCGTATCCAGCGCCGGGCCAAGCGAGGTACGAATCGGAAGAAGATGATCGTCTATACCTATCCGTCGAAGAAGTCTCTGGCTTCGATCGTCGCGAAGGTCAGGCGCATCACCAGCAGAGCAATGACCTATAAGTCGCTGGAAAAGGTGCTCAAATACCTGAACCTGGTGGTTCGGGGATGGTGTATGTATTTCCGGCACGGTGTTTCCTCTGACACATTCAGCTACCTCGGTCACTACATGTGGCGCGAAGTTGCGCACTGGATGAGCATGAAACACCGTCGTGTTCGCTGGCGAGACCTCCGACGCCGATACTCCGATCCGAGGTATCCGGCCTGGCTGCCAGCAGAGAACGGGACCGTGCTCTATAACCCCGCGGAAATAGTCATCGAACGATACCGGTGGCGGGGTTACGCGATCCCGACACCATGGAGCGCTTTGGCCGAACAACTCGACACACTCTCACGAGCATGACGTCCATGGAGAGCCGGATGCGGTGAAAGTCGCACGTCCGGTTCGGCGGGCGGCCAAGGGAAACGGATTCGGAGCAATCCGGACACCGCGCCCTTGGCCGACCCGACTTTTCCTCCAGCCATAAACCCGCGCGCAGCGCGCCTTTCGACCACCCGAATGACCTTGGCACGACGACCCGGTGAGACCAGACGACACCTCACTTGGCCTTTGCCCGTGCCGAGGCGGCCCCGGAGTCGATTCCCGGCGACTATCGGGACCACCAGACCTCCGAGATCCACACCGAAGGACCTGAGAACGCCATGTATGCGAAATTCGCCACGACAATCACCTCGCCCTCCGCTCGCCGACGACGCCACCGATGGATAGCCGCTGGTGTGCTGGTCGGACTCGCCACACTCGCAGTGGTAGCGGCGGTCATCGCCCCCAACGGGAGCGCACAGCCGACCGCCTCCGCCTGCGAGGAAACTTCCCAAGCCGACGTGGTCACCGGCTCCGGACCCGGCGACACCACCACCGGCCCGACCTCGATCCTCGGGTTCAATCACGCCTATTACGTAAACCGGTCCGCCGAGCTGACGCGCCGGTTCCTGACTTCGGACTCGGCGATCACCACGGGTGACCGGTTGCAGACCGGGATCGATGCCGTGCCCACCGATACCCGCCACTGCGTGAGCATCGCACCGTTGAACGTCAACGGTGAGTCGGCGCTGTGGACGGTGACCGTGACCGAATACCGGCCTGGCACCGAACCCTGGATCGCAAGGCAGACCGTGACCACCCGCACCAGCGACAGGGTGACCCTGATCAGCGAGATCACCGCGTCCTGACAACGCGGCCGTTCACACAGACCACCTGAATACCTCGGTCCTATCCGGCGACCCCCCGAGCCGGTCGGGTCCGAGGGTGGGGAACGTCCCCGGAGGCCGCCCAACCTCCCGGCCTTCGGGGACGCCTACCCGACCCACACAAACCACCCCGGTGGAACCTCCACCGAATCTCAACCATTGAAATTTCGAGGAAAGGTTAGACCCATGGCCACCACGAGCTGGTACGACGTCACCGACGGCGGACTGGAAACCTTGCAGCGCAGCCTGATTCCGCTGGAATCAGACACCAAGAACCAGCGCAGCTACAACCCCATGATCATCCCGGGGCTCTTGCAGACCCACGACTACGCCCAGGCGATCCTGACCAAGTGCTCGGCGGTCTTGGAGTTCCCCGACGACAGCGAAGCGACCGCGATCGCACGCATGGAACGCCAGAACGTGCTCGACCAGCCCGGCCACGAGTTCCACATGCTCATCGGTGAAGCCGCGCTGCGACTCACGGTCGGCAGTTCCGAGGTGATGGCCGCCCAGATCCGACAGCTGGCCGACGTATTGACCGCCCGCGAGCACGTCCGGATCGGCATCATCCCCCTCAACGCCGAATTCGTCGCCCCGGCAATCAACTTCGTGCTCAACGACACCACCAGCGCCGACAGCGAGGCAATCACCGGCCCGATCGAGAACACCGAAAGCGCCGAAATCGAGCTGGTCGAGCGAACTTTCAACCTTCTCGCTACGACAGCGGTCTACGGCGAGGAAGCACACGCCATCCTGACGCGAGCGCTGGCCAGCCACACCGAGTCCGGCATCTGATCCATCCAACCGGTCGCGCGGCCCCGCAACCAACCTGACGCTGTGTCCCTCGTCACGGCGACCAGGAGCTTGTTCGGGGCCTCGCGGCAACCTCCCGGCGAGGACAGGACATGACAGTCTCCAACCCGACAGTGCTGGACTCCAGCCGCCCCAACACCGCCCGCGTGTGCAACGTTCTGCTGGGCGGCAGAGACGGTTACGACCTCGATCTAGTTGTCGCTGAGCCCATGTTGTACAGCCAGTTCACAATCGCGATGCGCGAAGCACGCCGCTTCGCGCGCCGGGCCGTCGAACACCTGTGCAACCAGCACCAGGTGAATCAGGTGGTCGAACTCGGCTGTGGATTCCCGCTGCACCCGGACATCGGTGAAATCACCGCAGCCGCCAGCAGGACCGCCCGCACGCTCTATATCGACAACGATCTCCTCGCCGCGACCCATGCCCGTG encodes:
- the ltrA gene encoding group II intron reverse transcriptase/maturase, whose amino-acid sequence is MNSSESWPDFDEAWSRVRRMQAKLYLWATRNPGREFDDLHNLVCDPAFLVHAWERVHGNKGGRTAGIDGVVPRSIPKESTVLLSTLRVELRERTFRPQPVREKLIPKPGYPLKKRRLGIPTTADRVVQAALKLVLEPIFEAGFQPSSYGFRPRRRAQDAIAEIHLFGSRGYRWVLEADIEACFDRIDHTALMERVRHRIGDKRVLALVKAFLKAGVLTEEGLNRDSQTGTPQGGILSPLLANIALSVLDDHYQDKWDVASGSGLLADPGSRRKYLHSKGEATYRCVRYADDFVILVHGGQHHAEQARIEVAEVLRPMGLTLSPEKTRVLHIDEGFDFLGWRIQRRAKRGTNRKKMIVYTYPSKKSLASIVAKVRRITSRAMTYKSLEKVLKYLNLVVRGWCMYFRHGVSSDTFSYLGHYMWREVAHWMSMKHRRVRWRDLRRRYSDPRYPAWLPAENGTVLYNPAEIVIERYRWRGYAIPTPWSALAEQLDTLSRA
- a CDS encoding DNA-directed RNA polymerase subunit beta, producing MPDPATGRITMRAGFVGAVMMPTDLAQRVKSSLDVRGVAPLSIVGHPRCDMWTFLVRTDIRPIGDPAEVARLWKARVVVIREGDIALPSPVADPLMVRTWVSPATSSFRPSGTVVIECALSILRQIPQ
- a CDS encoding DUF5753 domain-containing protein, with the protein product MATTSWYDVTDGGLETLQRSLIPLESDTKNQRSYNPMIIPGLLQTHDYAQAILTKCSAVLEFPDDSEATAIARMERQNVLDQPGHEFHMLIGEAALRLTVGSSEVMAAQIRQLADVLTAREHVRIGIIPLNAEFVAPAINFVLNDTTSADSEAITGPIENTESAEIELVERTFNLLATTAVYGEEAHAILTRALASHTESGI